The following coding sequences lie in one Rhinolophus ferrumequinum isolate MPI-CBG mRhiFer1 chromosome 14, mRhiFer1_v1.p, whole genome shotgun sequence genomic window:
- the TRMT12 gene encoding tRNA wybutosine-synthesizing protein 2 homolog, producing MEREGGKPAAVVAVVTEPRFAQRYREYLEKEKLLNRQHRVKTMPDGTVALPVLGEALPEQHLQELRNRVAPGSTCTLAQLLDPVPSKKAQSCSPAQRLCLQVSRWVESQGVTWSAALEADLPRSWQRHGNLLLLSEDCFKAEQWKTLEPELWQTVASALGVQRLAKRGRVSPDGTRTPAVTLLLGDDGWVEHVDNGIRYNFDITQCMFSFGNITEKLRVASLPCVGQVLVDLYAGIGYFTLPFLVHASAAFVHACEWNPHAVVALRKNLELNGVLDRCQIHFGDNRKLKLSNIADRVNLGLIPSSEEGWPIACQVLRKDAGGILHIHQNVESSPGKNLQPPGSSEMEEEHWPYPQQIITNHRGNGATRDSRRKGLSVATKPEWHRWAESAETRIAALLQQVHGKAWKTQILHIQPVKSYAPHVDHIVLDLECRPCPLVG from the coding sequence ATGGAAAGGGAAGGTGGGAAGCCCGCGGCTGTTGTCGCGGTTGTGACGGAGCCTCGGTTTGCCCAGCGATACAGGGAATATCTCGAGAAGGAGAAACTCCTGAATAGACAGCACCGTGTGAAAACGATGCCGGATGGCACCGTGGCGCTACCCGTGCTGGGAGAGGCCCTCCCCGAGCAGCACCTGCAGGAGCTGAGGAATCGTGTGGCTCCCGGCAGCACCTGTACGCTCGCGCAGCTCCTGGATCCTGTTCCTTCAAAGAAGGCGCAGAGTTGTTCGCCTGCCCAAAGGCTGTGTCTTCAGGTGAGTCGCTGGGTAGAGAGCCAGGGAGTGACATGGTCAGCTGCGTTGGAGGCTGATTTGCCCCGATCTTGGCAACGCCACGGTAACCTCTTGTTGCTGAGTGAGGACTGTTTCAAAGCCGAGCAGTGGAAAACTCTGGAACCAGAACTCTGGCAGACTGTTGCCTCCGCACTGGGAGTCCAGCGTTTGGCCAAACGCGGGCGGGTATCACCGGATGGCACTCGAACTCCAGCCGTGACTCTGCTGCTGGGTGACGATGGCTGGGTGGAGCACGTGGATAACGGGATCCGATATAACTTTGACATAACCCAGTGTATGTTCTCTTTCGGAAACATCACTGAGAAACTTCGAGTGGCATCGTTGCCCTGCGTTGGACAAGTGCTGGTGGATCTCTATGCAGGAATTGGTTATTTTACATTGCCCTTTCTAGTTCATGCTTCTGCTGCCTTCGTGCACGCCTGTGAGTGGAACCCTCATGCTGTAGTTGCTCTGAGAAAGAACCTTGAGCTCAATGGAGTCCTAGATCGGTGCCAAATCCACTTTGGGGATAACAGAAAACTGAAGCTCTCAAACATTGCGGACAGGGTGAACCTGGGGCTGATTCCCAGCTCCGAAGAAGGCTGGCCCATTGCTTGCCAAGTGCTACGAAAGGATGCTGGGGGCATTTTGCATATCCATCAAAATGTGGAATCTTCCCCAGGGAAGAATCTCCAGCCTCCTGGAAGTAGTGAAATGGAGGAGGAGCATTGGCCTTATCCTCAGCAAATTATCACCAACCATAGGGGAAATGGAGCTACCAGGGATTCTAGGAGAAAAGGGCTGTCAGTAGCCACCAAGCCAGAGTGGCACCGGTGGGCGGAATCTGCAGAAACTCGCATTGCCGCTCTTCTTCAGCAGGTGCATGGGAAAGCATGGAAGACACAAATCTTGCACATCCAGCCAGTGAAATCTTATGCTCCCCACGTGGATCACATAGTCCTGGATCTGGAATGCCGCCCCTGTCCTCTGGTTGGCTAG